A genomic segment from Nodularia sphaerocarpa UHCC 0038 encodes:
- a CDS encoding FAD-dependent oxidoreductase: protein MNLLFNSPQSSTISRRTLLKLFGVGAVVAGTGYSRFSKPQPTVYQKDTLELPQILNKNKTVVVVGAGLAGLACAYELSQRGFAVTLLEKAPQLGGKIASWPIEAAGESFMMEHGFHGFFPQYYNLKSIVSELEITDNFQSLNFYSLVYRDLKYKPEVFRPSSSAFPWNIVDLAIASPNRLRWGINLTKFKHLQVFQAISGFEREKNYRRFDNISVADWVKTEFPQGLYDLYFLPFAKSSLNAPDEMSVGELMQFFHFYFFGNPEGLAFNGTVDDMGTSLVQPIAQFIQSNGGKILTGATVSEIPAVDGQIDSLKYYLGSDSNNVPFWVKRNAIITDEKVEYFGAADQVFAVAADSKSAISLTCTHQGCTVKPAADGNFHCPCHGAVFAADGKVVKGPAQRDLPKFEIVQRQDDQLQLLAVNAESLPPETITADYYVFATDVPGVQQIFKRVSGDIDPKVRSQVEKLSIADPFAVCRFWFDRDFNWEQSNFTSLSGYSLTDSITLYHRIQQQFIDWSERTGGSVVELHAYCYKEKEFPTQEALLATFEQELYEIVPELKQATILHREIVNQRNFSGYPPQSYAERPESSSGISNLMFAGDWVKMPFPCGLMERAVSSGLLAANEILYREGLQRRSLLTVNPEGMLQI from the coding sequence ATGAATTTACTATTTAATTCACCACAATCATCTACTATATCCCGGCGGACACTACTTAAGTTATTCGGTGTTGGTGCAGTTGTCGCAGGTACGGGATATTCCCGGTTTAGTAAGCCTCAGCCTACAGTTTATCAGAAAGATACTCTGGAATTGCCGCAAATCTTAAATAAAAATAAAACTGTTGTGGTGGTTGGGGCTGGTTTAGCAGGTTTGGCTTGTGCCTATGAATTGAGTCAGAGGGGGTTTGCTGTGACACTTTTAGAAAAAGCCCCCCAACTCGGTGGGAAAATTGCTAGTTGGCCGATTGAAGCTGCTGGTGAATCTTTTATGATGGAACATGGTTTTCATGGATTTTTCCCTCAATATTATAATCTCAAAAGTATTGTTTCGGAATTGGAAATTACTGATAATTTTCAATCATTAAACTTTTATTCTCTGGTTTATCGCGATTTGAAATACAAACCAGAAGTATTTCGCCCTAGTAGTTCGGCTTTTCCTTGGAATATTGTCGATTTAGCGATCGCATCCCCAAATCGCTTACGTTGGGGAATTAATTTGACTAAGTTCAAACATTTACAAGTTTTTCAGGCGATTAGTGGTTTTGAACGCGAAAAAAACTATCGCCGCTTTGATAATATCTCTGTGGCTGATTGGGTAAAAACTGAATTTCCCCAAGGTTTATATGACTTATATTTTCTCCCTTTTGCTAAATCTAGCTTGAATGCACCAGATGAAATGAGTGTGGGCGAACTCATGCAGTTTTTCCATTTTTACTTTTTTGGAAATCCAGAAGGATTAGCTTTTAATGGGACTGTAGACGATATGGGGACAAGTTTAGTCCAACCGATTGCTCAGTTTATTCAAAGTAATGGCGGCAAAATTCTGACTGGGGCTACGGTGAGTGAGATTCCGGCTGTAGATGGTCAGATTGATAGCCTCAAATATTATCTTGGTAGTGATAGCAATAATGTGCCTTTCTGGGTAAAACGCAATGCAATTATTACTGATGAAAAGGTAGAATATTTTGGTGCGGCTGATCAAGTATTTGCCGTTGCTGCTGATAGTAAATCAGCTATTTCTCTAACTTGTACTCATCAAGGATGTACTGTGAAACCAGCCGCAGATGGTAATTTTCATTGTCCTTGTCATGGGGCTGTTTTCGCTGCTGATGGTAAAGTTGTCAAGGGGCCAGCCCAACGAGATTTACCAAAGTTTGAAATAGTCCAACGCCAGGATGATCAGTTACAGTTGCTTGCAGTAAATGCGGAATCATTACCACCGGAAACAATCACCGCAGATTATTATGTTTTTGCTACTGATGTCCCTGGTGTGCAACAAATATTTAAGCGGGTGAGTGGAGATATAGATCCAAAAGTGCGATCGCAAGTGGAAAAATTAAGTATCGCCGATCCTTTTGCTGTTTGTCGTTTCTGGTTTGACCGAGATTTTAACTGGGAACAAAGTAATTTTACTTCTTTATCTGGTTATTCATTAACAGACAGTATCACTCTTTATCATCGCATACAACAACAATTTATTGATTGGTCGGAACGCACAGGTGGAAGTGTAGTGGAGTTACACGCTTATTGTTATAAGGAAAAGGAATTTCCTACCCAAGAAGCTTTGTTAGCAACTTTTGAACAGGAACTTTATGAAATTGTCCCTGAGTTGAAACAAGCGACAATTCTGCATCGGGAAATCGTTAATCAACGGAATTTTTCGGGATATCCACCCCAGAGTTATGCTGAACGTCCTGAATCTAGTTCTGGTATTTCTAATTTAATGTTTGCTGGGGATTGGGTGAAAATGCCTTTTCCTTGTGGGTTAATGGAACGGGCTGTTAGTAGTGGTTTGTTAGCAGCTAATGAAATTTTATATCGTGAGGGTTTACAAAGGCGATCGCTTTTAACTGTGAATCCAGAGGGGATGTTACAAATTTAA
- a CDS encoding ABC transporter permease yields the protein MKYWRETIAVTQRILIELLRRRRSLIFWSIFPISVLILSGFILAERAELPLADAFGYAAPSSLVGAALFFSCLGGSVATVVAEREQQTLKRLFISPLSGISYFLGIFLAHTCIGLGQTLLVYTVAAFWGATFNGSILLGLTIIIMSIVAYVGLGFILGTQLARRIEDVNALVAAFGVPLLILGGAFLPASLFPQSLINIARYNPIYHMNEALVGVSSQGGDLSKIQSHFSFLLVFAFVMVIGGWLSYRRMLVVERRL from the coding sequence ATGAAGTATTGGCGTGAAACCATAGCTGTCACACAGCGCATCTTAATTGAACTGTTGCGCCGCAGACGCAGCTTAATTTTTTGGAGTATTTTTCCAATTTCCGTACTAATCCTGAGTGGATTCATTTTAGCAGAACGGGCTGAACTACCACTAGCTGATGCTTTCGGCTATGCAGCACCCTCAAGTTTAGTAGGTGCGGCGTTATTTTTTAGCTGTTTGGGTGGTAGTGTCGCAACTGTAGTTGCAGAAAGAGAACAGCAAACCCTCAAACGCTTGTTTATTTCGCCCTTAAGTGGTATATCCTACTTTTTAGGAATTTTTCTAGCTCACACTTGCATTGGTTTAGGACAGACACTTTTGGTTTATACTGTTGCTGCCTTTTGGGGTGCTACCTTCAACGGTTCTATACTTTTAGGACTGACAATTATTATCATGAGTATCGTGGCTTATGTTGGTTTAGGCTTTATTTTGGGTACTCAATTAGCCCGGCGCATTGAAGATGTAAATGCTTTGGTGGCTGCGTTTGGTGTTCCTTTATTAATTCTCGGCGGAGCGTTTTTACCCGCTTCGTTGTTTCCCCAAAGTCTAATTAATATTGCTAGATATAATCCTATTTATCACATGAATGAAGCTCTAGTAGGAGTGTCGTCTCAGGGTGGTGATCTTAGTAAAATTCAATCACATTTTTCGTTTTTATTAGTCTTTGCTTTCGTGATGGTTATCGGTGGCTGGTTATCTTATCGGCGAATGTTAGTAGTAGAAAGAAGACTTTGA
- a CDS encoding ABC transporter ATP-binding protein, whose translation MLKITNLNKSYSKIKVLQDLTLQIKAGEIYGLLGANGAGKTTTINIICNLLKADSGDITINDQKVSEATKKIIGIAPQENLLYKTLSCEENLNFFANIYGLNRETRQKQVQETLASVNLLDRAKSPVETLSGGMRRRLNIAVALVHQPQLVILDEPTTGLDIEARYEIWELIRQLKKQGVTVLLTTHLLDEAERLCDKIGILKNGRMIAEGSLAQLRALIPASEVLLVQTAQKEQAIARAKEYNFTHKYYGNQLAFWLPEPLELKEIIARFEGIEFESISRLPVGLEHIYLEVTQG comes from the coding sequence ATGCTAAAAATCACCAATTTAAATAAATCATACAGCAAAATCAAAGTTTTGCAAGATTTGACACTACAGATAAAGGCTGGAGAAATTTATGGTTTACTAGGTGCAAATGGAGCCGGAAAAACCACAACAATCAATATTATTTGTAATTTACTCAAAGCTGACAGTGGTGATATTACGATCAATGATCAAAAAGTTTCAGAAGCCACAAAAAAAATAATTGGGATTGCACCTCAAGAAAATTTACTCTACAAAACCTTATCTTGTGAGGAAAATCTCAACTTTTTTGCAAATATTTACGGTTTAAATCGGGAAACACGCCAAAAACAAGTACAGGAAACTCTGGCTTCTGTCAATTTATTAGATAGAGCGAAAAGTCCTGTAGAAACTCTCAGTGGGGGAATGCGGCGACGGTTGAATATTGCAGTGGCTTTGGTACATCAGCCGCAGTTAGTTATTTTAGATGAACCAACTACAGGTTTAGATATTGAAGCTCGATATGAAATTTGGGAATTAATTCGACAATTGAAAAAGCAGGGAGTTACTGTTTTATTGACTACTCATTTATTAGATGAAGCCGAGCGACTTTGTGACAAAATTGGTATTCTGAAAAATGGTCGGATGATCGCTGAGGGGAGTTTAGCCCAGTTACGGGCTTTGATTCCGGCTTCAGAGGTTTTATTAGTCCAAACTGCTCAAAAAGAACAGGCGATCGCCCGCGCCAAAGAATATAATTTTACACATAAATATTATGGTAATCAGTTAGCTTTTTGGTTGCCAGAACCGCTAGAATTAAAGGAAATTATTGCCCGATTTGAAGGGATAGAATTTGAGTCGATTTCTCGCCTACCTGTGGGATTAGAGCATATTTATTTAGAAGTGACACAAGGATAA
- a CDS encoding MBL fold metallo-hydrolase: MKSLHRPDLYGWSTFNPARNIDFNGIAWVRPGGNVLVDPVALSNHDWNHLQSLGGVVWIVLTNSEHIRSAKEIADQTYAKIAGPVGEKDCFPIHCDRWLSDGEEVVPGLQVLELHGSKTPGELALLLEETTLITGDLVRARKAGSLTILPDEKLLNRKAAVASVRRLAALPHIEAVLVGDGWPVFRDGGDRLLELAATL, from the coding sequence ATGAAATCTCTACACCGTCCTGATCTATATGGCTGGTCTACTTTCAACCCTGCAAGAAATATTGATTTCAATGGGATTGCTTGGGTTCGTCCTGGTGGAAATGTCTTGGTTGACCCAGTAGCTTTATCAAATCATGATTGGAATCATTTGCAATCCCTCGGTGGTGTGGTTTGGATTGTGTTGACAAATTCGGAGCATATCCGGTCGGCGAAGGAAATTGCGGATCAAACTTATGCTAAAATAGCCGGACCTGTGGGAGAGAAGGATTGTTTTCCCATACATTGCGATCGCTGGTTGTCTGATGGTGAAGAAGTCGTTCCAGGTTTACAGGTGTTGGAACTTCACGGTTCTAAGACTCCGGGTGAATTGGCTTTGTTACTGGAGGAAACAACTTTAATCACAGGGGACTTGGTACGCGCCCGCAAGGCTGGTAGTTTAACAATTTTGCCTGATGAGAAGTTACTGAATCGTAAGGCGGCTGTGGCTTCTGTGCGGCGACTGGCGGCACTTCCTCATATAGAAGCAGTGCTAGTGGGTGATGGTTGGCCTGTGTTTCGGGATGGAGGCGATCGTCTGTTGGAACTCGCAGCGACTTTATAA
- a CDS encoding four-helix bundle copper-binding protein, which translates to MMMMMTETMTTEMQNCINACMECHKMCMETMTHCMSQGGKQMNMSMMGMMRDCSEMCMMCMNMMMGGSEFMGRTCMLCAEMCDRCATACEQMSQDQKMMQCAASCRRCAEACRSMQMMPA; encoded by the coding sequence ATGATGATGATGATGACTGAAACTATGACTACCGAAATGCAAAACTGCATAAATGCTTGCATGGAATGTCACAAAATGTGCATGGAAACCATGACTCACTGTATGAGCCAAGGCGGTAAGCAAATGAATATGAGTATGATGGGGATGATGCGCGACTGCTCAGAAATGTGCATGATGTGCATGAACATGATGATGGGCGGTTCTGAGTTCATGGGACGCACTTGTATGCTTTGCGCGGAAATGTGCGATCGCTGTGCTACAGCTTGCGAACAAATGAGCCAAGACCAAAAGATGATGCAATGTGCTGCTTCTTGCCGTAGATGTGCGGAAGCTTGCCGATCTATGCAAATGATGCCTGCTTAA
- a CDS encoding peroxiredoxin family protein produces the protein MLTSTDFSGLFNERFFRNFLPIPAINQLRMGVGTPDFQLPDITNGTVVKLSNYKSKQPVLLAFTRIFTEKQYCPFCFPHIKALNENYEQFKNRGIEVLMITSTDEKQSQIVIKDLGLKMPLLSDPSCRVFRTYKVGQALGAPLPAQFVLDKDGKLLYRHLFSFLDHNASVETLLKEFN, from the coding sequence ATGCTTACTTCTACTGATTTCAGTGGCTTATTCAATGAGCGCTTTTTTCGCAACTTTTTGCCAATCCCGGCGATAAATCAACTAAGAATGGGAGTAGGGACACCAGATTTTCAATTGCCAGATATCACTAATGGCACTGTGGTGAAACTCTCAAATTACAAAAGCAAGCAACCAGTATTACTGGCTTTTACGCGCATATTTACAGAGAAACAATATTGTCCCTTTTGCTTTCCTCATATTAAAGCTTTGAATGAAAACTACGAACAATTTAAAAATCGTGGTATTGAAGTTTTAATGATTACCAGCACAGATGAAAAACAAAGCCAAATAGTAATCAAAGATTTGGGTTTAAAAATGCCATTGCTGAGTGATCCTAGTTGTCGCGTGTTTCGCACATACAAAGTAGGACAAGCTTTAGGTGCGCCCTTACCAGCCCAGTTTGTTTTGGATAAAGATGGTAAATTGCTTTACAGGCATTTGTTTTCCTTCTTGGATCACAATGCTAGTGTGGAAACGTTACTAAAAGAATTTAATTAA
- a CDS encoding peroxiredoxin, which produces MSLTYAAEGCLRVGQQAPEFTATAVVDQEFKTIKLSDYRGKYVVLFFYPLDFTFVCPTEITAFSDRYEEFNKVNTEVLGVSVDSEFSHLAWIQTDRKSGGVGDLNYPLVSDIKKEISATYNVLDPAAGIALRGLFIIDKDGIIQHSTVNNLAFGRSVDETLRTLQALQYVQSHPDEVCPAGWQPGDKTMNPDPVKSKVYFSAV; this is translated from the coding sequence ATGTCCCTCACTTACGCAGCAGAAGGATGCCTCCGCGTTGGTCAACAGGCTCCTGAATTTACAGCAACAGCTGTGGTAGACCAAGAATTTAAGACCATTAAACTTTCCGACTATCGCGGTAAGTACGTGGTTCTGTTTTTCTACCCCTTAGACTTTACCTTTGTTTGCCCCACTGAGATTACAGCATTTAGCGATCGCTACGAAGAATTTAACAAAGTTAACACAGAAGTTCTCGGTGTTTCCGTTGATAGCGAATTTTCTCACCTAGCCTGGATTCAAACTGATCGCAAGTCTGGTGGTGTTGGCGACCTAAATTATCCCTTAGTTTCCGACATCAAAAAAGAAATTAGCGCCACCTATAACGTCCTTGACCCAGCCGCCGGCATTGCTTTACGCGGTTTGTTCATTATTGATAAAGATGGTATCATCCAGCATTCTACAGTGAATAACCTCGCCTTTGGTCGCAGCGTGGATGAAACCCTGCGGACATTGCAAGCCCTTCAGTATGTTCAGTCTCACCCCGATGAAGTTTGCCCAGCTGGTTGGCAACCTGGGGATAAAACCATGAATCCTGATCCTGTGAAGTCTAAAGTCTACTTCTCGGCTGTCTAG
- a CDS encoding amylo-alpha-1,6-glucosidase, giving the protein MPDLDRREWLLTNGLGSFASGTISDVRTRTYHGWLFAATNPPAGRTLLFSHLEASLEVSGRLVALGTNFWGNGQISPQGYKLLHSFDINPVPKWIWQQDNWQISRQLLMPHGWGGGDKDICSHRLLIQYRYEGSDTAILRLRLLVCDRDFHHQQKGDSGLEFSQLLAQNQVCLQAIFSGEFGTPWHLRWTQGEYQAEAVWYWDYQLPEEKERGLGDREDLYSPGYLTVILQPGDAVTLEAQTGLPNPQQSLLTPEIFAEAIETEQERRSQIFGWGENKPFTSPIWQKLLTASDQFIVYRASIAGPTVIAGYHWFNDWGRDTLIALPGLALVTQRYELAKGLLQTFGRYCRHGLIPNVFPDVDGEPAYNSIDAALWWIETLGLYLEATQDWQFLAEQFPIVQQIHKAFMGGTLYNIQIDATDGLVSWDAPGVALTWMDVVISGQPITPRNGKPVEINALWYSALCWMSQWAERLSQMELGDSARLAKQAQRYTQQAQQVTTSLQKFWNPQIGYLYDTIYPDDTRNSQIRPNAVLALSLHHCGFSEQQRRAVVDLATSRLLTPYGLRSLDPADTEYISKYTGDSEQRDRSYHQGTVWAWLIGPFVRAWQRSYPKRSLPFDWQPLLDHFLADGCINSISEIFDGDSPHAPKGAIAQAWSVSEVIRHFQ; this is encoded by the coding sequence ATGCCTGATTTAGATAGAAGAGAATGGTTACTGACTAATGGCTTGGGGAGTTTTGCCAGTGGAACGATTTCTGATGTTCGCACGCGGACTTATCATGGTTGGCTATTTGCGGCGACCAATCCCCCTGCTGGTCGCACTTTGCTGTTTTCTCACCTAGAAGCTAGTTTAGAAGTATCAGGAAGGTTGGTCGCACTAGGAACGAACTTCTGGGGAAATGGTCAGATTTCGCCGCAGGGCTACAAACTGCTGCACTCTTTTGATATTAACCCAGTTCCCAAATGGATTTGGCAACAAGATAACTGGCAAATAAGCAGGCAATTGCTGATGCCTCACGGGTGGGGAGGTGGGGACAAAGATATTTGTTCACATCGGCTATTAATACAATATCGTTATGAAGGCAGTGATACTGCTATTTTAAGGCTGCGGTTGCTGGTATGCGATCGCGATTTTCACCACCAGCAAAAAGGTGATTCAGGCTTAGAGTTTTCACAATTACTCGCTCAAAATCAAGTTTGTCTCCAAGCCATATTTTCTGGGGAATTTGGCACACCTTGGCATTTGCGTTGGACTCAAGGAGAATATCAAGCAGAAGCAGTTTGGTATTGGGATTATCAGTTACCAGAGGAGAAAGAAAGAGGATTAGGCGATCGCGAAGACCTGTATAGTCCTGGTTACTTAACAGTTATACTTCAGCCAGGAGATGCAGTCACCTTGGAAGCACAGACGGGTTTACCCAATCCACAGCAAAGTCTACTCACTCCCGAAATTTTTGCAGAGGCGATAGAGACAGAACAAGAAAGGCGATCGCAAATTTTTGGCTGGGGAGAAAATAAACCCTTCACATCTCCCATTTGGCAGAAATTATTAACAGCCAGCGATCAGTTTATCGTTTATCGAGCCTCCATAGCTGGTCCCACAGTCATTGCTGGTTATCATTGGTTCAATGACTGGGGACGTGATACCTTAATTGCTTTACCGGGTTTAGCCTTAGTCACCCAGCGCTATGAACTAGCAAAAGGGCTATTACAAACCTTTGGGCGTTACTGTCGCCACGGTTTAATTCCCAATGTTTTTCCTGATGTCGATGGAGAACCGGCTTATAACAGTATTGATGCGGCGTTATGGTGGATTGAAACTTTAGGACTTTATTTAGAAGCTACCCAAGATTGGCAATTTTTAGCAGAACAGTTTCCAATAGTGCAGCAAATCCACAAAGCCTTTATGGGTGGTACACTTTACAACATCCAAATTGATGCTACTGATGGGTTAGTTAGTTGGGATGCGCCTGGTGTTGCACTTACCTGGATGGATGTCGTGATTTCAGGACAGCCGATAACACCCCGCAATGGTAAACCAGTAGAAATCAACGCGCTGTGGTATTCGGCTTTATGTTGGATGAGTCAATGGGCGGAACGCTTGAGCCAAATGGAGTTAGGCGATTCAGCCCGTCTAGCAAAGCAGGCGCAGCGTTATACTCAGCAAGCGCAACAAGTGACAACTTCGCTGCAAAAGTTCTGGAATCCACAGATTGGTTATTTGTATGACACGATTTATCCAGATGATACTCGTAATTCCCAGATTCGTCCGAATGCGGTTTTAGCATTGTCGCTGCATCATTGTGGGTTCTCGGAGCAGCAAAGGCGAGCAGTAGTAGATTTAGCAACTTCCCGTTTACTTACTCCCTATGGTCTTCGCAGTCTTGATCCAGCCGACACTGAATATATAAGTAAATACACGGGTGATTCCGAACAGCGCGATCGCTCCTATCATCAAGGTACTGTTTGGGCTTGGCTGATTGGTCCCTTTGTGCGTGCGTGGCAGCGTTCTTACCCAAAACGAAGTTTACCCTTTGATTGGCAACCATTGCTGGATCATTTCCTTGCTGATGGCTGTATTAACTCGATTTCGGAGATATTTGATGGAGATTCGCCTCATGCTCCTAAAGGTGCGATCGCACAAGCTTGGTCAGTTTCCGAAGTAATCAGACACTTTCAATGA
- a CDS encoding DNA adenine methylase — translation MIKSPLRYPGGKSRAIKQIAAHLPDNFSEFREPFVGGGSVFIYLKQKFPHLKIWINDLNRELFLFWKYTKSHLPQLVEEIRRVKDKYTDGKILFKELTTIDTKNLSDFERAARFFILNRITFSGTVESGGFSEQAFQKRFTYSSIDRLEKLAEILTDDVKITNLDYSQLLDADGKNVFIFLDPPYFAATKSRLYGKDGDLHTTFEHQRFAELLRECHHPWLITYDDSPKIRQNFPDSHLFEWELQYGMNNYKQGSAAKGKELFITNYQLI, via the coding sequence ATGATAAAAAGCCCATTACGTTACCCAGGTGGTAAGTCAAGAGCTATTAAGCAAATAGCCGCACACCTACCAGATAACTTCTCTGAATTTCGAGAACCATTTGTAGGTGGTGGTTCCGTCTTTATTTACTTAAAGCAGAAATTTCCTCACCTCAAAATCTGGATAAACGATTTAAACCGCGAGTTATTTCTGTTTTGGAAATACACGAAATCTCATCTACCCCAGCTAGTCGAAGAAATCCGGCGTGTTAAAGATAAATATACAGATGGTAAAATCCTATTTAAAGAACTCACCACTATAGATACCAAAAACTTATCTGATTTTGAGAGAGCAGCACGCTTTTTTATTCTCAATAGAATTACATTTTCTGGTACTGTAGAATCTGGAGGATTTTCTGAGCAAGCTTTTCAGAAACGCTTTACATACTCCTCAATAGACCGACTAGAGAAATTAGCAGAAATCTTAACAGATGATGTCAAAATTACTAACTTAGATTACAGTCAACTATTAGACGCAGACGGGAAAAATGTATTTATATTTTTAGATCCACCTTACTTTGCGGCGACTAAATCCAGGTTGTATGGTAAAGATGGTGATTTACACACAACATTTGAGCATCAAAGGTTTGCGGAATTGCTGAGAGAATGTCATCACCCCTGGTTAATAACTTACGATGACTCACCTAAAATTAGACAAAACTTTCCCGACTCTCATTTGTTTGAGTGGGAATTGCAGTATGGCATGAATAACTATAAACAAGGTAGTGCAGCCAAAGGTAAAGAATTATTCATTACCAATTATCAACTTATTTAA
- a CDS encoding IS66 family transposase, whose product MTEHSKLKALAGEILADWDAVVACFYNSQLPPTNNEAERALRHAVIAPTD is encoded by the coding sequence GTGACAGAGCATTCTAAATTAAAGGCTCTAGCAGGGGAGATTTTAGCTGATTGGGATGCAGTAGTGGCGTGTTTTTATAATTCACAATTGCCACCTACTAATAATGAAGCCGAACGGGCTTTACGACATGCGGTCATTGCCCCCACGGATTAG
- a CDS encoding transposase domain-containing protein — protein MRSLPPRISYGTRTTEGSLAYCSMLSIVETCRLRKVDPWSYLAQVLTQARRGIKHPPIPVAS, from the coding sequence ATGCGGTCATTGCCCCCACGGATTAGCTATGGTACTCGTACCACTGAGGGGAGTTTAGCTTATTGCTCTATGTTGAGTATCGTTGAGACTTGTCGTTTGAGAAAAGTTGACCCTTGGAGTTATCTTGCTCAAGTTCTCACTCAAGCTCGTCGGGGTATAAAACATCCTCCTATTCCTGTTGCTTCTTAA